The Anabas testudineus chromosome 11, fAnaTes1.2, whole genome shotgun sequence genome has a segment encoding these proteins:
- the LOC113153577 gene encoding transcriptional regulatory protein AlgP-like, with translation MKMNIYICLLVFVLGCKVAAATTATSKPAATSKPATTSATSKPAATGQVTTRVPVSLTASSSLTNTEHLNNQTTATTRRTTATTHTESTSAASSLNLTNTGGPNNQSTSTRATQETTATSKPAATSATSKPAATSATSKPATTSATSKPATTSATSKPAATSATSKPAATSATSKPAATSATSKPATTSATSKPATTSATSKPAATGQVTTPVPVSLTASSSLTNTASSTQSTSEQPSIPRQ, from the exons ATGAAGATGAACATCTACATCTGCCTGTTAGTCTTTGTTCTGGGCTGTAAAGTCGCTGCAG caacaacagcaacttcAAAACCTGCAGCAACTTCAAAACCTGCAACAACTTCAGCAACTTCAAAACCTGCAGCAACAGGACAAGTCACCACACGTGTTCCAGTGTCACTGactgcatcatcatcactgacaaacacag AACATCTTAACAACCAAACAACAGCTACAACAAGACGAACAACGGCGACGACTCACACAGAGTCAACATCTGCAGCGTCATCACTGAACCTGACAAACACAG GAGGTCCTAACAACCAATCAACATCAACAAGGGCAACACaagaaacaacagcaacttCAAAACCTGCAGCAACTTCAGCAACTTCAAAACCTGCAGCAACATCAGCAACTTCAAAACCTGCAACAACTTCAGCAACTTCAAAACCTGCAACAACTTCAGCAACTTCAAAACCTGCAGCAACATCAGCAACTTCAAAACCTGCAGCAACTTCAGCAACTTCAAAACCTGCAGCAACATCAGCAACTTCAAAACCTGCAACAACTTCAGCAACTTCAAAACCTGCAACAACTTCAGCAACTTCAAAACCTGCAGCAACAGGACAAGTCACCACACCTGTTCCAGTGTCACTGactgcatcatcatcactgacaaacacag CTTCCTCCACTCAGTCAACCAGCGAGCAGCCGTCGATCCCACGTcagtga
- the LOC113155255 gene encoding uncharacterized protein LOC113155255 isoform X2 codes for MMRLNVYSCLLVFVLDCNIAAEGPNNQLAPTTTQMMDTSSAVASTAPSSSLLTDKVRAQLLGIVLGIAANLLVLLLVVVVVIIFYTGRCRCTNLGNAEASPIYDDIFNGSVHQHTNGDYETSCIYDDITGVSGYRPTSDIYESPIYEDVRDISACPSLYEVKEHAPFYDDVANEMGCRPKIGVKNFAAPPSLYATTIFEEEPLTYESHPK; via the exons ATGATGAGGCTGAATGTGTACAGCTGCCTGTTGGTCTTTGTTCTGGACTGTAACATTGCTGCAG AAGGGCCTAACAACCAACTAGCAcctacaacaacacaaatgatGGATACTTCGTCTGCAGTGGCATCAACtgcaccatcatcatcactactGACAGACAAAG TTCGGGCACAACTTCTGGGTATTGTGTTGGGAATAGCTGCCaacctcctcgtcctcctcctcgtcGTCGTTGTCGTCATCATCTTCTACACTGGCAGATGCAGGTGCACTAATCTAG GAAATGCAGAAGCTTCCCCCATCTATGACGACATATTTAATGGATCAGTGCATCAACACACAAATG GAGACTATGAAACATCTTGCATCTATGACGACATAACGGGTGTATCAGGATATCGACCTACAAGTG ACATTTATGAATCTCCCATCTATGAAGACGTAAGGGACATATCAGCATGTCCATCCTTATATG AAGTTAAAGAACATGCCCCCTTCTATGATGACGTAGCCAATGAAATGGGGTGTCGACCTAAAATCG GTGTGAAAAACTTTGCTGCTCCACCATCTTTATATGCTACGACCATTTTTGAAG agGAACCTCTAACTTATGAGTCCCATCCAAAGTGA
- the LOC113155255 gene encoding uncharacterized protein LOC113155255 isoform X1, giving the protein MMRLNVYSCLLVFVLDCNIAAEGPNNQLAPTTTQMMDTSSAVASTAPSSSLLTDKVRAQLLGIVLGIAANLLVLLLVVVVVIIFYTGRCRCTNLGNAEASPIYDDIFNGSVHQHTNAGDYETSCIYDDITGVSGYRPTSDIYESPIYEDVRDISACPSLYEVKEHAPFYDDVANEMGCRPKIGVKNFAAPPSLYATTIFEEEPLTYESHPK; this is encoded by the exons ATGATGAGGCTGAATGTGTACAGCTGCCTGTTGGTCTTTGTTCTGGACTGTAACATTGCTGCAG AAGGGCCTAACAACCAACTAGCAcctacaacaacacaaatgatGGATACTTCGTCTGCAGTGGCATCAACtgcaccatcatcatcactactGACAGACAAAG TTCGGGCACAACTTCTGGGTATTGTGTTGGGAATAGCTGCCaacctcctcgtcctcctcctcgtcGTCGTTGTCGTCATCATCTTCTACACTGGCAGATGCAGGTGCACTAATCTAG GAAATGCAGAAGCTTCCCCCATCTATGACGACATATTTAATGGATCAGTGCATCAACACACAAATG CAGGAGACTATGAAACATCTTGCATCTATGACGACATAACGGGTGTATCAGGATATCGACCTACAAGTG ACATTTATGAATCTCCCATCTATGAAGACGTAAGGGACATATCAGCATGTCCATCCTTATATG AAGTTAAAGAACATGCCCCCTTCTATGATGACGTAGCCAATGAAATGGGGTGTCGACCTAAAATCG GTGTGAAAAACTTTGCTGCTCCACCATCTTTATATGCTACGACCATTTTTGAAG agGAACCTCTAACTTATGAGTCCCATCCAAAGTGA
- the LOC113155255 gene encoding uncharacterized protein LOC113155255 isoform X3, giving the protein MMRLNVYSCLLVFVLDCNIAAEGPNNQLAPTTTQMMDTSSAVASTAPSSSLLTDKVRAQLLGIVLGIAANLLVLLLVVVVVIIFYTGRCRCTNLGNAEASPIYDDIFNGSVHQHTNAGDYETSCIYDDITGVSGYRPTSDIYESPIYEDVRDISACPSLYVKEHAPFYDDVANEMGCRPKIGVKNFAAPPSLYATTIFEEEPLTYESHPK; this is encoded by the exons ATGATGAGGCTGAATGTGTACAGCTGCCTGTTGGTCTTTGTTCTGGACTGTAACATTGCTGCAG AAGGGCCTAACAACCAACTAGCAcctacaacaacacaaatgatGGATACTTCGTCTGCAGTGGCATCAACtgcaccatcatcatcactactGACAGACAAAG TTCGGGCACAACTTCTGGGTATTGTGTTGGGAATAGCTGCCaacctcctcgtcctcctcctcgtcGTCGTTGTCGTCATCATCTTCTACACTGGCAGATGCAGGTGCACTAATCTAG GAAATGCAGAAGCTTCCCCCATCTATGACGACATATTTAATGGATCAGTGCATCAACACACAAATG CAGGAGACTATGAAACATCTTGCATCTATGACGACATAACGGGTGTATCAGGATATCGACCTACAAGTG ACATTTATGAATCTCCCATCTATGAAGACGTAAGGGACATATCAGCATGTCCATCCTTATATG TTAAAGAACATGCCCCCTTCTATGATGACGTAGCCAATGAAATGGGGTGTCGACCTAAAATCG GTGTGAAAAACTTTGCTGCTCCACCATCTTTATATGCTACGACCATTTTTGAAG agGAACCTCTAACTTATGAGTCCCATCCAAAGTGA
- the LOC113155255 gene encoding uncharacterized protein LOC113155255 isoform X4, whose translation MSEGPNNQLAPTTTQMMDTSSAVASTAPSSSLLTDKVRAQLLGIVLGIAANLLVLLLVVVVVIIFYTGRCRCTNLGNAEASPIYDDIFNGSVHQHTNAGDYETSCIYDDITGVSGYRPTSDIYESPIYEDVRDISACPSLYEVKEHAPFYDDVANEMGCRPKIGVKNFAAPPSLYATTIFEEEPLTYESHPK comes from the exons ATGTCAG AAGGGCCTAACAACCAACTAGCAcctacaacaacacaaatgatGGATACTTCGTCTGCAGTGGCATCAACtgcaccatcatcatcactactGACAGACAAAG TTCGGGCACAACTTCTGGGTATTGTGTTGGGAATAGCTGCCaacctcctcgtcctcctcctcgtcGTCGTTGTCGTCATCATCTTCTACACTGGCAGATGCAGGTGCACTAATCTAG GAAATGCAGAAGCTTCCCCCATCTATGACGACATATTTAATGGATCAGTGCATCAACACACAAATG CAGGAGACTATGAAACATCTTGCATCTATGACGACATAACGGGTGTATCAGGATATCGACCTACAAGTG ACATTTATGAATCTCCCATCTATGAAGACGTAAGGGACATATCAGCATGTCCATCCTTATATG AAGTTAAAGAACATGCCCCCTTCTATGATGACGTAGCCAATGAAATGGGGTGTCGACCTAAAATCG GTGTGAAAAACTTTGCTGCTCCACCATCTTTATATGCTACGACCATTTTTGAAG agGAACCTCTAACTTATGAGTCCCATCCAAAGTGA
- the LOC113155255 gene encoding uncharacterized protein LOC113155255 isoform X5, translating into MMDTSSAVASTAPSSSLLTDKVRAQLLGIVLGIAANLLVLLLVVVVVIIFYTGRCRCTNLGNAEASPIYDDIFNGSVHQHTNAGDYETSCIYDDITGVSGYRPTSDIYESPIYEDVRDISACPSLYEVKEHAPFYDDVANEMGCRPKIGVKNFAAPPSLYATTIFEEEPLTYESHPK; encoded by the exons atgatGGATACTTCGTCTGCAGTGGCATCAACtgcaccatcatcatcactactGACAGACAAAG TTCGGGCACAACTTCTGGGTATTGTGTTGGGAATAGCTGCCaacctcctcgtcctcctcctcgtcGTCGTTGTCGTCATCATCTTCTACACTGGCAGATGCAGGTGCACTAATCTAG GAAATGCAGAAGCTTCCCCCATCTATGACGACATATTTAATGGATCAGTGCATCAACACACAAATG CAGGAGACTATGAAACATCTTGCATCTATGACGACATAACGGGTGTATCAGGATATCGACCTACAAGTG ACATTTATGAATCTCCCATCTATGAAGACGTAAGGGACATATCAGCATGTCCATCCTTATATG AAGTTAAAGAACATGCCCCCTTCTATGATGACGTAGCCAATGAAATGGGGTGTCGACCTAAAATCG GTGTGAAAAACTTTGCTGCTCCACCATCTTTATATGCTACGACCATTTTTGAAG agGAACCTCTAACTTATGAGTCCCATCCAAAGTGA